The following proteins are co-located in the Methanomassiliicoccales archaeon genome:
- a CDS encoding polyprenyl synthetase family protein, with amino-acid sequence MSFEEVLDEQSRLVEVELKRFLGEERLRGHGYHRLIGQLYDAIEEYSTRGGKRLAACSTLVTYEGYTGHIDDRIVKVACGVEVYRHCILVHDDLVDRDETRRGGGTLHMMMIGEMDNRFGEGTAVFAGDILSSMALRPIIHSGFEAEKIMEVVDMINTEYQEVNESQILDLMFEYTSPDRIEWEIMASKRAASLFRATLLAGAILGEAPAEDLFLLREAGEHIGFAFDIQDDIIDTFASEEQYGRVPCGDVHKGKKPLHIVLAMEKDDRFAQLMIQAYGREGAVEVDEVRNRIVESGALEEAKDISRQHADIAIERIRATSMEDRSKDFFISFIDFVKESLDWYS; translated from the coding sequence ATGAGCTTCGAAGAGGTACTGGACGAACAGAGCAGGTTAGTGGAGGTAGAGCTGAAGAGGTTCTTGGGAGAAGAGAGGCTGAGAGGGCATGGATACCACCGATTGATCGGACAGCTCTACGATGCGATCGAGGAGTACTCTACCAGAGGCGGGAAGAGGTTGGCCGCCTGCTCGACGCTTGTCACCTATGAAGGATACACGGGCCATATTGACGACAGGATCGTTAAGGTGGCCTGCGGTGTCGAAGTGTACAGGCACTGCATCCTGGTCCATGATGATCTCGTGGACAGGGACGAGACACGAAGGGGCGGTGGCACGCTGCATATGATGATGATAGGTGAAATGGATAACCGTTTCGGGGAGGGAACGGCGGTTTTCGCCGGTGATATTCTAAGTTCCATGGCGTTGAGGCCTATCATCCATTCCGGGTTCGAGGCAGAGAAGATCATGGAGGTGGTGGACATGATCAACACCGAGTACCAGGAGGTCAATGAGAGCCAGATACTCGACCTCATGTTCGAGTACACCTCCCCTGACAGGATCGAGTGGGAGATCATGGCAAGCAAGAGGGCTGCCTCACTTTTCAGGGCAACCCTTCTCGCGGGTGCCATCCTTGGCGAAGCCCCAGCTGAGGACCTGTTCCTCTTGAGAGAAGCGGGGGAACACATCGGCTTCGCTTTTGACATCCAGGATGACATCATCGACACCTTCGCGTCCGAGGAACAGTATGGAAGAGTGCCCTGCGGTGATGTCCATAAGGGTAAGAAGCCTCTCCACATCGTCCTGGCGATGGAAAAGGACGATCGATTTGCCCAGCTGATGATCCAAGCCTACGGAAGGGAAGGTGCAGTAGAGGTGGATGAGGTCAGGAACAGAATCGTCGAATCGGGGGCCCTGGAAGAAGCAAAGGATATCTCCAGGCAACATGCTGATATCGCAATTGAAAGGATCAGGGCCACCAGCATGGAGGATCGATCAAAGGATTTCTTCATCTCTTTCATCGACTTTGTGAAAGAAAGCCTGGATTGGTATAGTTAA
- a CDS encoding ABC-ATPase domain-containing protein, with product MKREIDLRNTLSRIDGRGYKAYLDIRGEYNFDLFTLIIDHVQGDPFATPSRVRVMVPQRLAGFPKETFAGKSRSIALRDFITRRFYESARQYSKGSRGMGKGGLIAIDRPGQEILERTSAFIDPGKVEVRFVMGLPAFGRRVAGTHAISMFMEELPSIVRASLLFESMNERALFQHIKAAEDADFLRDSLDGMGLVAFVADGAVLPRASGVDPRPLRTGNVVGFRSPRSLRMEVNLPNAGKVSGMGIPRGVTLIVGGGYHGKSTFLNALELGVYNHIPGDGRELVVTDPTAMKIRAEDGRRIEKTDISPFIDNLPFGRDTVQFSTEDASGSTSQAANIVESLEVGSSLLLIDEDTSATNFMIRDQRMQELVSKEKEPITPFVDKVRQLHSDLGVSTILVIGGSGDYFEVADRVICMIDYLPHDLTDEARNVAERYRTQRIQEGGDAYGSLTHRIPLARSFDPSKGRRDVKISSKGLQSITFGTHNIDLGEVEQLVDSSQTRAIGDAIYYAMGLMREHMTIKELVSRVMEDISKRGLDVLSERPVGDYALFRAQELAAAINRLRTLEVYQSHRG from the coding sequence ATGAAGAGGGAAATCGATCTAAGAAACACTCTCAGTCGCATCGATGGAAGGGGATACAAGGCCTACTTGGACATCCGCGGAGAGTACAATTTCGATCTCTTCACACTCATCATCGACCATGTTCAGGGAGATCCATTCGCGACTCCGAGTCGAGTGAGGGTCATGGTCCCACAGCGTCTTGCCGGCTTTCCAAAGGAGACCTTTGCAGGCAAGAGCAGATCAATTGCGTTAAGGGATTTCATCACTCGTAGATTCTACGAATCTGCCCGCCAATACTCGAAAGGCAGCAGAGGTATGGGTAAGGGAGGGTTGATCGCCATCGATCGTCCCGGCCAGGAGATCCTGGAAAGGACCTCAGCTTTCATCGATCCAGGGAAGGTGGAGGTCCGCTTCGTGATGGGGCTTCCAGCGTTTGGACGCCGTGTGGCCGGAACCCATGCGATTTCGATGTTCATGGAGGAGCTTCCCAGCATCGTGCGAGCGTCCCTCCTCTTCGAAAGCATGAATGAAAGGGCACTCTTTCAACACATCAAGGCGGCGGAAGATGCGGATTTCCTTCGTGATAGTTTGGATGGAATGGGACTTGTGGCCTTCGTGGCAGATGGGGCGGTGCTGCCCAGAGCCAGCGGTGTGGACCCGCGTCCTCTGAGAACTGGTAATGTGGTAGGATTTCGATCCCCACGATCCCTTCGTATGGAGGTGAACTTGCCCAATGCCGGTAAAGTCAGTGGAATGGGCATACCAAGAGGGGTCACCCTCATAGTGGGGGGAGGATATCACGGCAAGTCCACCTTCCTGAATGCATTGGAGCTGGGCGTCTACAATCACATTCCCGGAGACGGTAGGGAGCTGGTCGTCACCGACCCAACCGCCATGAAGATCAGGGCGGAAGATGGAAGGAGGATAGAGAAGACGGATATCTCCCCTTTCATAGACAACTTGCCATTCGGAAGGGACACGGTCCAATTCAGTACCGAGGATGCCAGCGGAAGCACTTCCCAGGCGGCGAACATCGTTGAGTCGCTCGAAGTGGGCTCATCCCTGCTGCTCATCGACGAAGACACCTCGGCCACAAATTTCATGATCCGCGACCAGCGGATGCAAGAGCTGGTCTCGAAGGAAAAGGAACCGATCACCCCCTTCGTGGACAAGGTGCGCCAACTTCACAGCGACCTGGGCGTCTCCACCATACTCGTGATCGGGGGATCAGGTGATTACTTTGAGGTGGCGGACAGGGTTATCTGCATGATAGACTACCTTCCTCACGACCTCACGGATGAAGCACGGAATGTAGCCGAGAGGTACAGGACTCAGAGGATTCAGGAGGGAGGGGACGCGTACGGCAGTCTGACGCATCGCATTCCACTGGCCCGCAGTTTCGATCCATCGAAGGGGAGGAGGGATGTGAAGATATCCTCCAAGGGACTGCAGTCTATCACCTTCGGCACTCACAACATTGATCTGGGAGAGGTGGAGCAGCTCGTAGACTCCTCCCAGACCAGGGCAATAGGGGATGCCATTTACTATGCCATGGGTCTAATGAGAGAGCACATGACCATCAAGGAGCTGGTGAGCAGGGTCATGGAAGACATCTCCAAGCGTGGGTTGGATGTCCTAAGCGAAAGGCCTGTTGGCGACTATGCCCTTTTCAGGGCTCAAGAGCTCGCTGCTGCGATCAACCGATTGAGGACGCTCGAAGTTTACCAATCTCACAGAGGTTAA
- a CDS encoding CBS domain-containing protein: protein MARKVKEFMTPKNEIVTPGDSVITAVEVMVENDKGSVVVIDDDKLVGIFTERDLLRHYLMSQSKFLYMSVSEVMSSPPVTVGPEDDLIDAFTIMAQKDIRHLPVVGEDQELVGFLSWKSMFDWCSAKIAFE, encoded by the coding sequence ATGGCTCGAAAGGTCAAGGAATTCATGACCCCCAAGAACGAGATCGTGACTCCGGGGGACTCTGTCATCACCGCGGTCGAGGTCATGGTGGAGAATGACAAGGGCAGTGTTGTTGTCATTGATGATGACAAGTTGGTCGGGATCTTTACCGAGAGGGATCTGCTCAGGCACTACCTCATGAGCCAGTCTAAGTTTCTTTACATGAGCGTTTCCGAGGTCATGAGCTCCCCACCAGTTACAGTAGGTCCAGAAGATGACCTCATAGATGCATTCACGATCATGGCCCAGAAGGATATCAGGCACCTACCGGTCGTAGGGGAGGATCAGGAGCTGGTGGGTTTCCTCAGCTGGAAGAGCATGTTTGACTGGTGCTCGGCCAAGATCGCCTTTGAATGA
- the acsA gene encoding acetate--CoA ligase has protein sequence MVNERIAADAIGNLSDYEKISKEFSWASVDCDFNWADDGGIYNIAHEAIDRHANSWRKNKIALYWTGPNGEERKFTFGEMMSLSNKFANALKNMGAEKGDRILVFLDRIPEIYVSAMGIIKMGAIFGPMFSAFGPEAVKDRMLDSGAKFLVTQPYLYKRIEPIMEDLTALEKVILIEGDCEPLDEKCVHYLDIMKDASSNFEVVPLSPTDPYAIHYTSGTTGKPKGVLLGHRAMQHQLTTSRWVLDLKEDDTYWCTADPGWVTGTSYGIFGPWLLGSSIVCYSGRFDAATWYSLLEKYGVTVWYTAPTALRMLIKAGDELVGQFDLSSLRHICSVGEPLNPEVIRWSRSIIGLPVYDTWWQTETGGHMICNYPCMDIKPGSMGRPIPGVSAAVVDEDGNELPPGNEGFLAIRPGWPAMMLGIWRNVPRFKEYFRVPGWYVSGDVAIMDEEGYFWFMGRADDVIKTSGERVGPFEVESALIEFPSVAEAGVIGKPDELRGEIIKAFVTLRPGYKPSEALKKEIIKFVGQRLAAHAKPREIEFVDNLPKTRSGKIMRRLLKAREMGLEVGDTSTLED, from the coding sequence ATGGTGAATGAGAGGATTGCAGCGGATGCTATAGGCAATCTTAGCGATTACGAAAAGATCAGCAAGGAGTTCAGCTGGGCATCGGTAGATTGCGATTTCAACTGGGCTGATGATGGTGGCATATACAATATCGCCCATGAGGCCATCGACCGCCACGCCAATAGCTGGCGCAAGAACAAGATCGCCCTGTACTGGACTGGCCCCAATGGTGAGGAGAGGAAATTCACTTTCGGGGAGATGATGTCACTTTCAAACAAGTTCGCAAATGCTCTGAAGAACATGGGCGCAGAGAAGGGTGACCGTATTTTGGTCTTCCTGGACAGAATCCCCGAGATTTACGTCTCCGCAATGGGGATAATCAAGATGGGCGCCATTTTTGGACCCATGTTCTCGGCCTTTGGACCCGAGGCCGTTAAGGACCGTATGCTGGACTCCGGGGCCAAGTTCCTTGTCACCCAACCATACCTCTACAAGAGGATCGAGCCCATCATGGAGGACCTTACCGCCCTTGAGAAAGTAATTCTTATAGAGGGAGATTGCGAACCACTGGACGAGAAGTGCGTCCATTACTTGGACATAATGAAGGATGCGTCTTCGAATTTCGAGGTTGTCCCGCTTTCGCCCACGGATCCCTACGCCATCCACTACACTTCAGGCACAACGGGGAAACCCAAAGGCGTTCTACTTGGCCATAGGGCCATGCAGCACCAACTGACCACATCTAGGTGGGTGCTTGATCTCAAGGAGGATGATACTTATTGGTGCACCGCCGACCCTGGATGGGTGACTGGAACATCTTATGGTATTTTCGGTCCCTGGCTGCTTGGATCATCCATAGTCTGTTACTCGGGAAGATTCGATGCCGCTACCTGGTATTCGCTTCTTGAGAAATACGGCGTCACCGTCTGGTACACTGCCCCCACGGCACTGAGGATGCTCATCAAGGCTGGCGACGAGCTTGTCGGCCAATTCGACCTTTCATCTCTGAGGCATATCTGCAGCGTGGGAGAACCTCTCAACCCTGAAGTGATAAGATGGTCGAGAAGCATCATTGGCCTCCCAGTATACGATACCTGGTGGCAGACGGAGACGGGAGGTCACATGATCTGCAACTATCCGTGCATGGATATCAAACCAGGTTCCATGGGTAGGCCCATCCCAGGCGTCAGCGCTGCGGTAGTTGACGAGGATGGTAATGAGCTGCCCCCTGGGAACGAGGGATTCCTGGCGATTCGCCCTGGATGGCCCGCCATGATGCTCGGGATCTGGCGCAACGTCCCCAGATTCAAAGAGTACTTCCGGGTGCCTGGATGGTACGTTTCAGGCGATGTGGCCATAATGGACGAGGAAGGATACTTCTGGTTCATGGGCCGCGCCGACGATGTCATTAAGACCTCAGGAGAGAGGGTCGGTCCGTTCGAGGTGGAGAGTGCCCTCATCGAATTCCCTTCGGTCGCCGAGGCGGGCGTTATCGGCAAGCCTGACGAATTGAGGGGAGAGATCATCAAGGCCTTCGTGACCCTTCGTCCTGGTTACAAGCCCTCAGAAGCGCTCAAGAAGGAGATCATCAAGTTCGTTGGTCAGAGGTTGGCCGCACATGCCAAGCCACGGGAGATTGAATTCGTTGATAACCTTCCCAAGACAAGAAGCGGGAAGATAATGAGGCGCCTCCTCAAAGCTCGGGAGATGGGACTTGAGGTAGGAGATACCTCAACTCTCGAGGATTGA
- a CDS encoding 3-isopropylmalate dehydratase large subunit translates to MAGMTFAQKVLERASGEKAMPGQVVNAKVDLAMSHESAAMVLKSFREIGAQEVWDPNRIVILFDHRVPAYSTKAAESHKVVREFAKVQELPYFYDLGEGVCHQVLPEKGHVLPGMLIVGTDSHTTTYGAFGAFSTGIGATEMAAIWATGEIWMRVPETMRIHVDGSLPQRVASKDLILEIIGTLGADGADYMCVEFVGQAIDVMSIESRMTLSNMSMEMGAKVGICFPDRKTADWLRERTPNELKPVFTDPSAIIEREEWFNASLLQPKVACPHRVDNVVDVEEVQGKRIDQAVVGSCTNGRLEDFAAAEKILRGKKVAKGTRLIAVPASRDVYLQAIESGIAISLIRSGAIIVNPGCGPCLGGHQGLLASGEVCISTTNRNFRGRMGSANAEIYLASPYTVAASALKGQITDPREV, encoded by the coding sequence ATGGCCGGAATGACATTTGCCCAGAAAGTTCTTGAAAGGGCTAGCGGAGAGAAGGCCATGCCGGGGCAGGTGGTCAATGCCAAGGTAGATCTGGCAATGTCACACGAGAGCGCTGCGATGGTCCTCAAGTCCTTCAGAGAGATCGGAGCCCAAGAGGTTTGGGATCCCAATAGGATAGTGATACTCTTTGATCACAGGGTACCAGCATACTCTACCAAGGCCGCGGAAAGCCATAAGGTGGTCAGGGAATTCGCCAAAGTGCAGGAGCTTCCCTACTTCTACGACCTGGGGGAGGGAGTATGTCACCAGGTTCTTCCTGAAAAGGGGCATGTCCTCCCAGGCATGCTGATAGTGGGCACCGACAGTCACACCACCACCTACGGCGCATTCGGAGCCTTCTCCACCGGAATTGGAGCGACGGAGATGGCTGCGATCTGGGCAACGGGGGAGATATGGATGAGAGTTCCCGAGACAATGAGAATACACGTCGATGGATCTCTTCCTCAACGGGTAGCTTCCAAGGACCTCATTCTGGAGATCATTGGTACTCTGGGAGCGGATGGTGCGGACTATATGTGCGTTGAATTCGTAGGGCAGGCTATTGATGTGATGAGCATTGAAAGCCGCATGACCTTGTCCAATATGAGCATGGAAATGGGGGCTAAGGTCGGAATATGCTTCCCGGATAGAAAAACCGCAGATTGGCTGAGGGAAAGGACTCCGAATGAGTTGAAACCGGTTTTCACCGATCCCTCTGCAATAATCGAGAGGGAAGAATGGTTCAATGCTTCCCTGCTCCAGCCAAAGGTGGCGTGCCCTCATAGGGTCGACAACGTCGTAGATGTGGAAGAGGTGCAAGGAAAAAGGATCGACCAGGCCGTTGTGGGATCGTGTACCAACGGCCGGCTCGAGGACTTCGCTGCAGCAGAGAAGATACTCAGGGGAAAGAAGGTCGCAAAGGGCACCCGACTGATTGCAGTGCCTGCTTCTCGAGACGTTTACCTGCAGGCCATAGAATCGGGGATTGCCATCTCCCTTATCAGATCGGGCGCGATAATCGTGAACCCCGGTTGCGGACCGTGTCTGGGGGGGCATCAGGGTCTTCTGGCCTCAGGCGAGGTGTGCATTTCTACCACCAATCGCAACTTCAGGGGAAGAATGGGCAGTGCCAATGCGGAGATCTATCTCGCTTCGCCGTACACTGTCGCCGCGAGCGCATTGAAGGGCCAGATCACTGATCCTAGAGAGGTATGA
- a CDS encoding 3-isopropylmalate dehydratase small subunit yields the protein MARVWKYGDHVNTDLIIPGRYLDDYDITSLSKHAMEDIDPSFANAVAGGDVIVSGRNFGCGSSREQAPAVLKEKGVGAVFASSIARIFYRNAINVGLPVIISDEAVKILDAGDEVELDLKSGTLTRKADGVRIDFEPLPPFLLEILESGGLVSYMKRKLAI from the coding sequence ATGGCCAGGGTCTGGAAGTATGGTGACCATGTGAACACTGACCTGATAATTCCTGGGAGGTATCTCGACGACTACGATATCACCTCACTTTCGAAGCACGCCATGGAGGACATCGACCCGAGCTTCGCCAATGCCGTGGCGGGGGGAGACGTGATCGTATCGGGTCGCAACTTCGGCTGCGGATCCAGCCGGGAGCAGGCCCCAGCAGTCTTGAAGGAGAAAGGTGTCGGGGCGGTGTTCGCAAGCTCCATTGCGAGAATATTCTACAGGAACGCCATCAACGTCGGTCTGCCGGTGATAATCTCCGACGAGGCCGTCAAGATTCTGGATGCGGGAGACGAGGTCGAGCTCGATCTCAAGTCTGGGACGCTGACCAGAAAAGCTGACGGCGTCAGGATAGACTTCGAGCCCCTGCCTCCCTTCCTTCTTGAAATACTTGAGAGCGGGGGGCTGGTCAGCTACATGAAGCGAAAGCTTGCCATCTGA
- the budA gene encoding acetolactate decarboxylase, which produces MGKLLTAVAAVTIVACVCGATAYLLLPTGHGSDDMYQISTLEALFEGRYDGVKDVDDLMACGDTGLGTFEGLDGEMIVYDGKCYQVTSDGLVQVASNDLGVPFACVGYMDVDLSFDVNTSMNMSDLEAYISERLPSNDTFYIIEIRGHFDNVLARSVPKQEKPYPPLEDVIKNQTKFTYSDIDGTIVGIWCPSYIGEMNAAGFHFHFISEDRTMGGHLLDCEISSGAVSLDDTSRLIIDM; this is translated from the coding sequence ATGGGCAAGCTACTTACGGCAGTCGCAGCGGTGACAATCGTCGCCTGTGTATGCGGAGCGACCGCTTACCTACTCCTACCAACGGGCCATGGTAGCGATGATATGTACCAGATCTCCACCCTTGAAGCCCTGTTCGAGGGTAGATATGATGGGGTAAAGGATGTGGATGACCTTATGGCATGCGGCGATACCGGATTGGGAACATTCGAAGGCCTGGACGGAGAGATGATCGTTTACGACGGCAAATGTTATCAGGTGACATCCGATGGTTTGGTGCAAGTGGCCTCCAACGATTTGGGTGTACCGTTCGCGTGCGTTGGTTACATGGATGTGGACCTCAGCTTCGACGTGAACACATCGATGAACATGAGCGATCTCGAGGCGTACATCTCGGAGAGGTTGCCCTCGAACGACACGTTCTACATCATTGAGATCCGGGGGCACTTTGATAATGTACTTGCCAGAAGCGTCCCCAAACAGGAGAAGCCCTATCCTCCACTTGAGGATGTGATCAAGAACCAGACGAAGTTCACCTACAGCGATATCGACGGAACGATAGTGGGAATATGGTGTCCATCCTACATCGGGGAAATGAACGCCGCAGGATTTCACTTCCATTTCATCAGTGAGGACAGGACCATGGGAGGCCATCTTCTGGACTGCGAGATATCCTCAGGGGCAGTATCATTGGATGATACTTCTAGACTCATAATAGATATGTAA
- a CDS encoding DNA-directed RNA polymerase subunit K, whose translation MEYTRFEKARIIGARALQISLGAPVIIDIPEEMIDPIMIAMLEFDKGLIPITVNRDI comes from the coding sequence ATGGAGTATACTAGGTTTGAAAAGGCGCGAATCATAGGTGCGAGAGCACTTCAGATATCACTAGGCGCGCCTGTAATCATAGACATCCCCGAAGAGATGATCGATCCCATAATGATCGCCATGCTCGAGTTCGATAAGGGATTGATTCCCATCACTGTAAATAGGGATATATGA
- a CDS encoding 30S ribosomal protein S2, whose translation MSEDATNELLVPEDVYLTSGVHIGTQQKSADMKGFIFKVRSDGLYVLDVKQTDYRIRAASKFLARYDPERILVVSARQYGQKPVKTFAKIIGAKFFAGRFVPGTLTNPEIPKYVEPEVLLVTDPAADNQALSEALNISIPIVGLCDANNETRNVDLVIPTNNKGRRALACIYWLLTREFLKQKGLITNDEDFKLAIEDFEASL comes from the coding sequence ATGAGCGAGGATGCAACAAACGAGCTTCTGGTACCCGAGGATGTTTATCTAACCTCTGGTGTTCACATTGGTACTCAGCAGAAGAGCGCTGACATGAAAGGATTCATCTTCAAGGTGAGGTCTGACGGCCTATACGTGCTCGATGTGAAGCAGACTGACTACAGGATCAGGGCGGCATCCAAGTTCCTCGCCAGGTATGACCCCGAACGCATCCTGGTGGTCTCTGCCAGGCAGTATGGGCAGAAGCCAGTCAAGACCTTCGCCAAAATCATTGGAGCCAAGTTCTTCGCGGGAAGATTCGTACCTGGGACCCTTACCAATCCTGAGATCCCAAAGTATGTTGAGCCCGAAGTGCTCTTGGTGACCGACCCAGCAGCGGACAACCAGGCGCTATCGGAAGCGCTCAACATCAGCATTCCGATCGTGGGATTGTGCGATGCCAACAACGAGACGAGGAATGTGGATCTAGTGATCCCCACCAACAACAAGGGCCGAAGGGCACTAGCCTGCATCTACTGGCTCCTTACACGGGAATTCCTCAAGCAGAAGGGTCTCATCACCAACGATGAGGACTTCAAGCTGGCCATAGAGGACTTCGAGGCTAGCCTCTGA
- the amrB gene encoding AmmeMemoRadiSam system protein B produces the protein MRYPAVAGRFYSDSGGSLRKEVERCFLHPLGPGEIPAVIRGERSIVGAVVPHASLAASGWVAAYVYHALARDGFPEAFIIIGPNHQGFGSAISLTSQDFHTPLGAAKVDKDLVRKLTRWIEDEPFSHQYEHSIEVQLPFIQYLSPGTPFVPILMSLQDYETAIELGRAISEAIHGRDVVVIASSDFSHYIPAKEAREKDGAVIERVLDLDTKGVYETVMRKDVSTCGYGPVIAMLEAVHGSRAELLRYGNSGEVFSSTEVVGYGAIVVRR, from the coding sequence ATGAGATATCCCGCTGTCGCTGGGAGGTTCTACTCTGATTCAGGAGGTTCCCTGAGGAAAGAAGTGGAACGTTGCTTCCTTCACCCCCTTGGACCAGGGGAGATCCCCGCCGTTATCAGGGGGGAAAGGAGCATAGTGGGGGCAGTAGTACCCCACGCTAGCCTTGCCGCATCAGGTTGGGTCGCAGCCTATGTGTACCACGCTCTAGCTAGAGACGGTTTTCCAGAGGCTTTCATAATCATCGGTCCGAATCACCAGGGATTCGGCTCCGCTATCTCACTTACATCCCAGGATTTCCACACACCTCTAGGTGCCGCCAAGGTGGACAAGGACCTGGTCAGGAAGCTGACCAGATGGATCGAAGACGAACCTTTCTCTCACCAGTATGAGCATTCGATCGAGGTCCAGCTCCCATTCATTCAGTATCTATCGCCAGGAACCCCGTTCGTGCCGATACTGATGTCATTGCAGGACTACGAGACCGCTATTGAGCTGGGAAGGGCGATCAGCGAGGCCATTCACGGAAGGGATGTGGTGGTCATAGCATCCAGCGATTTCTCACATTACATTCCCGCCAAAGAGGCAAGGGAAAAGGATGGTGCAGTTATCGAGAGGGTGCTGGATCTGGACACTAAAGGAGTGTATGAGACCGTAATGAGAAAGGACGTGTCCACCTGTGGATATGGCCCCGTCATAGCCATGTTGGAAGCGGTGCACGGCTCCAGGGCTGAACTGCTCAGGTACGGAAACTCGGGGGAGGTATTTTCCTCCACCGAGGTCGTAGGCTATGGTGCAATCGTGGTGAGACGATGA
- a CDS encoding DUF4234 domain-containing protein yields the protein MANLKTCPNCKRMVDESIAFCPNCGTDLTAAPAPGPSQYQTPPQDYSQQQWQAPGAQPGPRDTSPEGMIREAVQMRGGTDEILNEIWAFIPLISVILIGAVSGILFITTSDVYLTYGITLGVSVIAVVLIVILIYKLFNRNNLHSRREAMFRAAVVDYIKRKAIEKGLSQAVASQVQTMESINYESRSYEPERSAVLWAVLPIIPVVGWIFLIIALYYLTHFPTGHDRRWHAFTQQTQYAGSQLGMNLMLPSWRMLPERSFIIYFILTIVTFGIFMIYWYYVLIKDMNDHYRAQWQFEDQFVREI from the coding sequence ATGGCAAATCTCAAAACGTGTCCGAACTGCAAGCGGATGGTGGATGAAAGCATCGCCTTCTGCCCTAACTGCGGGACTGACCTTACCGCTGCTCCGGCGCCTGGTCCGAGTCAATATCAGACTCCTCCCCAGGACTACAGTCAGCAGCAATGGCAGGCCCCAGGAGCGCAGCCTGGACCCAGGGACACCAGCCCAGAGGGTATGATCAGAGAAGCAGTGCAGATGAGAGGAGGAACAGACGAGATATTGAACGAGATCTGGGCCTTCATACCTCTCATCAGTGTGATACTAATCGGTGCTGTATCGGGGATATTATTCATCACGACCTCTGATGTATACCTTACCTATGGAATCACTCTGGGAGTAAGCGTCATCGCCGTTGTCCTTATCGTCATCCTGATCTACAAGCTGTTCAACCGGAACAACTTGCACAGTAGAAGGGAGGCAATGTTCAGAGCCGCGGTCGTCGACTACATCAAGAGGAAGGCGATCGAGAAAGGCTTATCGCAAGCGGTGGCATCCCAGGTCCAGACCATGGAGAGCATCAATTATGAATCGAGGTCTTACGAGCCTGAGCGGAGTGCGGTCCTTTGGGCCGTACTGCCTATCATTCCCGTCGTGGGTTGGATCTTTCTGATCATAGCCCTGTACTACCTCACACATTTCCCAACTGGTCATGACCGGAGGTGGCACGCGTTCACCCAGCAGACACAGTACGCAGGGTCGCAACTGGGCATGAACCTTATGCTTCCTTCCTGGAGAATGCTCCCTGAGAGGTCCTTCATTATCTACTTCATTCTGACAATTGTGACATTTGGTATCTTCATGATCTATTGGTACTACGTGCTGATCAAGGACATGAACGATCACTACAGGGCACAGTGGCAGTTTGAGGACCAGTTCGTTAGGGAGATCTAG